A genomic stretch from Shewanella sediminis HAW-EB3 includes:
- the hutU gene encoding urocanate hydratase → MDKRHDPSRRIIAPHGTKLSCKSWFTEAPMRMLMNNLHPDVAERPEDLVVYGGIGRAARDWECYDKIIEVLQRLEEDETLLVQSGKPVGVFKTHSNAPRVIIANSNLVPHWANWEHFNELDKKGLAMYGQMTAGSWIYIGSQGIVQGTYETFAAMATKHFGGSSKGKWILTGGLGGMGGAQPLAGTMAGYSVLTCEVDETRIDFRLRTKYVDKKTDSLDEALAMIDEANKSGKPVSVGLLANAADVFAELVERGVTPDVVTDQTSAHDPLNGYLPQNWTLEYAAEMRKKDEAAVVKAAKQSMAVQVRAMLALQAAGAATTDYGNNIRQMAFEEGVENAFDFPGFVPAYVRPLFCEGIGPFRWVALSGDPEDIYKTDAKVKELIPDNPQLHNWLDMARERIAFQGLPSRICWVGLKDRARLALAFNEMVKSGELSAPVVIGRDHLDSGSVASPNRETESMLDGSDAVSDWPLMNALLNTASGATWVSLHHGGGVGMGFSQHSGVVIVADGSDEAAVRLGRVLWNDPATGVMRHADAGYDIAKKCAKEQNLDLPMLEK, encoded by the coding sequence ATGGATAAGAGACACGACCCAAGCCGTCGCATCATAGCGCCACACGGCACAAAGTTAAGCTGTAAGAGCTGGTTCACCGAAGCGCCTATGCGTATGTTGATGAACAACCTGCATCCGGATGTTGCCGAACGCCCGGAAGACCTGGTGGTCTACGGTGGTATCGGACGTGCGGCCCGTGATTGGGAGTGCTATGACAAGATAATCGAAGTGCTGCAGCGCCTCGAAGAGGATGAAACCCTTCTGGTTCAGTCGGGTAAACCCGTTGGTGTTTTCAAGACCCACAGTAACGCACCTCGCGTGATTATCGCCAACTCTAACCTGGTGCCACATTGGGCCAACTGGGAACACTTCAACGAGCTGGATAAGAAAGGTTTGGCCATGTATGGCCAGATGACGGCGGGTTCTTGGATCTATATTGGCTCTCAAGGAATCGTGCAGGGCACCTACGAGACTTTTGCCGCCATGGCGACAAAACATTTTGGTGGTTCATCTAAGGGTAAGTGGATCCTGACCGGTGGCTTGGGTGGTATGGGTGGTGCTCAGCCGCTGGCCGGCACTATGGCGGGTTACTCAGTGTTGACCTGTGAAGTGGATGAAACCCGTATCGATTTCCGTCTGCGTACTAAGTATGTGGATAAGAAAACAGACTCGCTCGATGAAGCTCTGGCGATGATCGATGAAGCGAACAAGAGTGGTAAACCTGTCTCTGTGGGTCTGCTTGCCAATGCTGCTGATGTGTTTGCCGAGTTGGTTGAACGCGGTGTAACCCCGGATGTGGTGACCGATCAGACGTCGGCGCACGATCCTTTGAATGGTTACCTGCCTCAGAACTGGACACTCGAATACGCCGCCGAGATGCGTAAGAAAGATGAAGCGGCTGTGGTTAAGGCTGCGAAACAATCTATGGCGGTACAGGTCAGAGCCATGCTGGCTCTGCAAGCCGCAGGCGCTGCAACGACCGATTACGGTAACAATATCCGCCAGATGGCATTCGAAGAGGGAGTCGAAAATGCATTCGATTTCCCAGGTTTCGTACCTGCCTATGTGCGTCCGCTTTTCTGTGAAGGTATAGGACCATTTCGCTGGGTTGCACTATCCGGCGATCCTGAAGATATCTATAAGACAGATGCCAAGGTTAAAGAGCTTATTCCTGATAATCCACAGCTACATAATTGGCTGGATATGGCCCGTGAACGTATCGCGTTCCAGGGACTGCCATCACGTATCTGTTGGGTTGGCCTGAAAGACCGTGCTCGTTTGGCCTTGGCCTTCAACGAAATGGTTAAAAGTGGCGAGCTTTCGGCGCCGGTTGTCATCGGTCGTGACCATCTGGACTCCGGCTCAGTTGCCAGCCCTAACCGTGAAACAGAATCTATGCTCGATGGCTCGGATGCGGTTTCAGATTGGCCATTGATGAATGCACTTCTGAATACGGCCAGTGGCGCAACTTGGGTATCACTGCACCATGGCGGTGGTGTGGGTATGGGCTTTAGCCAACACTCGGGTGTGGTTATTGTCGCAGACGGCAGTGATGAGGCTGCGGTTCGATTAGGCCGTGTGCTATGGAATGACCCAGCGACAGGTGTGATGCGTCACGCCGATGCCGGATACGATATCGCTAAGAAATGCGCAAAAGAGCAGAATTTAGATCTGCCGATGCTGGAGAAGTAA
- the hutC gene encoding histidine utilization repressor: MATPKFAEIKQYILARIESGEWEEHSRVPSENQMAELFECSRMTARRALTELTDDGVLERSQGLGTFVAELKSQSSMMAIRNIADEIKDRGHGYSVKQLELTQTEATAPIAIALGLETGTQVFYSVLVHCEQGVPLQLEERFVNPKLVPDYLLQDFTLQTPHEYLSQVAPLTEARHTLEAVVANEHNKKHLEIEASEPCLQIIRRTWSRKGMVSYARLIHPGTRFRLGGHLTF; the protein is encoded by the coding sequence ATGGCAACGCCCAAGTTTGCAGAGATAAAGCAGTATATTTTAGCCCGCATCGAATCCGGTGAATGGGAGGAGCATAGCCGTGTTCCCTCAGAGAACCAGATGGCTGAGCTGTTTGAATGCAGCCGAATGACGGCGCGCCGTGCACTGACGGAATTGACCGATGATGGTGTGTTAGAGCGCTCTCAGGGCCTGGGTACCTTCGTCGCCGAGCTTAAATCTCAGTCCTCTATGATGGCCATTCGCAATATTGCCGATGAAATTAAAGACAGGGGCCATGGCTATAGCGTTAAACAGCTTGAACTGACTCAAACCGAAGCGACAGCACCCATAGCCATCGCCTTGGGGCTGGAGACGGGAACTCAGGTCTTCTACTCGGTGTTGGTGCATTGCGAGCAGGGCGTGCCTCTGCAGCTGGAGGAGCGTTTCGTTAATCCAAAACTGGTGCCCGATTACCTGCTGCAGGACTTTACACTGCAGACTCCTCACGAATATCTGTCACAGGTTGCCCCCCTTACCGAGGCGCGCCATACCTTAGAAGCCGTGGTGGCCAACGAACATAATAAAAAACATCTGGAGATAGAGGCGAGTGAGCCCTGTTTGCAGATCATTCGTCGTACCTGGTCGCGCAAGGGCATGGTGAGCTATGCCAGACTGATCCATCCCGGGACACGATTCAGGTTAGGTGGTCATCTGACGTTCTAA
- the hutI gene encoding imidazolonepropionase: protein MSWDQVWIDVNVATMSPSVSAPYGAITDAAVAVEKGRIAWIGLRSELPEFDVLSTPVYRGKGAWITPGLIDAHTHLVFAGNRANEFELRLQGASYEEIARSGGGIISTVKACREASEGELFELGRKRLNALAKEGVTTVEIKSGYGLETETELKLLRVARELGKHHHVDVKTTFLGAHAIPPEYKDNAETYVDLVIDEMLPAVIEENLADAADVFCENIAFSVEQTERVLTAAKDAGLDIKLHAEQLSNLGGSAMAARLGAKSVDHIEYLDETGVKALSQSGTCATLLPGAFYFLRETQMPPIELLRKHKVPMVLASDYNPGSSPLCSSLLMLNMGCTLFRLTPEEALAGMTRNAAKALGVEDNVGVLEVGMQADFCLWDITTPAQLSYSYGVGVCLEVVKSGQLVHQ, encoded by the coding sequence ATGTCTTGGGATCAGGTCTGGATTGACGTCAACGTAGCGACAATGTCTCCTTCTGTATCAGCGCCTTACGGAGCGATAACCGATGCAGCTGTTGCGGTAGAAAAAGGCCGAATTGCCTGGATTGGCCTCCGTTCCGAGCTGCCCGAATTCGATGTTCTGTCAACACCGGTTTACAGGGGGAAAGGCGCCTGGATAACCCCGGGCCTTATCGACGCTCACACCCATTTAGTGTTCGCCGGTAACCGGGCCAACGAGTTTGAGCTTCGCCTGCAGGGCGCCAGCTATGAAGAGATTGCCCGTAGCGGCGGTGGCATCATCTCCACCGTTAAAGCCTGCCGTGAAGCCAGCGAAGGCGAGCTCTTTGAGCTGGGCCGAAAACGTCTCAACGCCCTGGCGAAAGAGGGCGTGACCACGGTCGAGATAAAATCCGGCTATGGCCTGGAAACAGAGACAGAACTCAAACTGCTGCGCGTCGCCCGCGAGCTCGGTAAGCATCATCACGTCGATGTGAAAACCACCTTCTTAGGGGCTCATGCCATACCGCCAGAGTATAAAGACAACGCAGAAACCTATGTGGACTTAGTGATTGACGAAATGCTGCCCGCCGTTATCGAGGAAAACCTTGCCGATGCGGCCGACGTCTTCTGTGAAAATATCGCCTTCAGTGTCGAGCAGACCGAGCGGGTATTAACCGCAGCCAAAGATGCCGGGCTCGATATCAAGCTTCACGCCGAGCAACTCTCTAATCTGGGAGGTTCGGCTATGGCCGCCAGGCTAGGCGCCAAATCGGTGGATCATATCGAATACCTGGACGAGACCGGAGTAAAAGCCCTGAGTCAAAGTGGCACCTGCGCCACCCTGCTCCCCGGTGCCTTCTACTTTCTGCGTGAGACTCAGATGCCACCGATTGAGCTGCTGCGTAAGCATAAGGTACCCATGGTTCTGGCCAGTGACTACAACCCGGGATCGTCGCCGCTCTGCTCGAGTCTGTTAATGCTCAACATGGGCTGCACCCTGTTCCGCCTGACACCAGAGGAGGCGCTTGCGGGTATGACACGCAATGCCGCCAAGGCATTAGGGGTAGAGGACAACGTAGGTGTCCTTGAAGTTGGGATGCAGGCTGATTTCTGTTTGTGGGATATCACTACACCGGCTCAGCTTTCCTACTCATATGGCGTAGGTGTGTGCCTTGAGGTGGTCAAATCAGGACAATTGGTACACCAGTAA
- a CDS encoding porin family protein, translating to MKLNSLLTAGMLLAATTPALAAEDLGFYLGGQVNHTSVEDNIGTLDESAIGLGIYGGYNFNDSFGIETSIFLTDSLVDEMDLRIAAVTISPVIRHAFTDSVTGYLKAGLVVNKTYSNDDGVDEDYRGTGWLFGAGVDVTLTESLALRVSYEMSETEPEYSELENYYADISLKQFGVGLHYRF from the coding sequence ATGAAACTCAACTCTCTGTTAACCGCTGGCATGTTACTGGCCGCGACGACACCCGCTCTTGCCGCCGAAGACCTGGGCTTTTACCTCGGTGGCCAGGTTAACCACACCAGTGTAGAAGACAATATCGGTACCTTAGATGAGTCTGCCATAGGGCTCGGCATCTATGGTGGCTACAACTTCAATGACAGTTTTGGCATCGAGACGAGCATTTTTTTGACCGATAGTCTCGTCGATGAGATGGATTTGAGAATAGCGGCGGTGACCATCTCCCCCGTGATTCGACATGCCTTTACCGACAGTGTAACTGGCTATTTGAAGGCGGGTCTGGTAGTCAACAAGACCTACAGCAACGATGACGGTGTTGACGAAGATTATCGAGGCACAGGTTGGTTGTTCGGCGCCGGTGTGGATGTGACCCTGACAGAGTCTCTGGCGTTACGAGTGTCTTATGAGATGAGTGAAACTGAGCCTGAATACAGCGAGCTGGAGAACTATTACGCCGATATCAGCCTGAAACAATTTGGCGTTGGTTTGCATTACAGATTCTAG
- a CDS encoding alpha/beta hydrolase-fold protein: protein MLRNTVYIIALSISGLLFSPKIFAENSAANVHLSQVEKLIVSSEQFKESAEFIVTLPPSYSKNSDKEYVLLLDFHPRSQAYLSGMHDWMSHNGDWPWLKTIIVTAPDGHKGLGLLKVQAIEEQGSELLLDFMEQELLPAIDSKYRTNGFRILNGFTGNAGLSLYTLLNRPGLFNAYFAASPVLSKDFAYVIKDAPKKLAAMKGKPRFLLMSTSDSGFEKRQLASFAEMESIIEANATSKLDYHIKRFDGTYYMTQPILATAYGIELLFNDVHRVLKPDSEISSQGAQAILAHYRYLSEEKYGFEVPATDSLIALAKAESTKDAAKGLAVYQIAVKAAPDSHTAHDALANAYAEAGEFELAIKHEQLALNNTEHPFWTKRYSESLAAFEAKKGVL from the coding sequence ATGCTCAGAAATACCGTTTATATTATTGCTTTGTCTATATCAGGTCTGCTGTTCAGCCCTAAGATTTTTGCTGAAAATTCTGCGGCGAATGTCCACCTGAGTCAGGTGGAGAAGCTCATTGTTTCATCGGAGCAGTTTAAGGAGTCCGCCGAATTTATCGTTACCTTGCCGCCGAGTTATAGCAAGAACAGTGATAAAGAGTATGTGCTTCTGTTGGACTTTCATCCTCGCAGCCAAGCCTACCTTAGCGGTATGCATGACTGGATGAGCCATAACGGCGATTGGCCTTGGCTGAAAACCATTATCGTAACAGCGCCCGATGGGCACAAAGGACTGGGTCTGTTGAAGGTGCAAGCTATCGAAGAGCAGGGCAGTGAACTGTTGTTGGATTTTATGGAGCAAGAGCTGCTCCCGGCAATTGACAGCAAGTACCGAACCAATGGCTTTCGTATCCTCAACGGTTTTACCGGCAATGCAGGCTTAAGTCTCTACACCCTGCTCAATCGTCCCGGCCTCTTTAATGCCTATTTTGCCGCCAGTCCGGTACTGAGCAAAGACTTTGCCTATGTCATCAAGGATGCCCCCAAGAAACTCGCCGCCATGAAAGGCAAGCCAAGGTTTCTGCTGATGAGCACCAGTGACAGCGGCTTCGAGAAGAGGCAATTAGCCAGCTTTGCTGAGATGGAATCAATCATAGAGGCGAATGCCACATCGAAACTGGATTACCACATTAAACGCTTCGACGGCACCTACTATATGACTCAACCTATATTGGCAACCGCCTATGGTATAGAGCTGCTGTTTAATGATGTTCATCGGGTGTTAAAGCCAGATTCCGAGATCTCAAGCCAAGGTGCGCAGGCGATACTGGCACACTACCGTTATCTGTCTGAGGAGAAGTACGGTTTCGAGGTGCCCGCCACCGACTCCCTGATAGCCCTGGCCAAAGCCGAGTCGACCAAGGATGCAGCAAAAGGGTTGGCTGTTTACCAGATTGCAGTGAAGGCTGCGCCCGACTCACACACGGCCCATGACGCATTGGCGAACGCCTATGCAGAGGCTGGAGAGTTTGAGTTAGCCATCAAACATGAGCAACTTGCGTTGAATAACACCGAGCATCCATTCTGGACCAAGAGGTACTCAGAGAGTCTGGCCGCTTTTGAGGCTAAAAAGGGTGTTCTATAA
- a CDS encoding tetratricopeptide repeat protein: MKGSILTYTLGLVVLLCSGAAPAKPTVHSIPAQIIPCDTSDCSKTFQEYKTLARYGHSDAMYTLAEIYRNGYGTEVDMRLATKWYRRSAKYDNPFAQYKAAIIYLQESDNQDVDKAMRYLRAADREGLDDATHLLGLLYLEGELIETDQFKAKEYLSKAFENGHQDTLNILADISQVKLDLNDKDIVPKKAPVSKPAPVGEMEVIEVRAPSLEEVVTYHIARLRRRNPDVGAATGTMLRGRTCAEMIACNTESDRERMREFLMSTW, from the coding sequence ATGAAAGGAAGCATTTTAACTTATACATTAGGATTGGTAGTACTTCTGTGCAGCGGAGCTGCGCCAGCTAAGCCGACGGTTCATTCCATACCTGCTCAAATCATTCCATGTGATACCTCAGATTGCAGCAAAACATTTCAGGAGTACAAAACATTAGCGCGTTATGGTCACTCCGATGCCATGTATACCCTGGCCGAGATCTATCGAAACGGTTACGGCACCGAAGTCGATATGCGCTTAGCCACCAAGTGGTATCGACGCTCCGCAAAATATGACAACCCATTTGCTCAGTATAAGGCCGCTATCATCTATCTACAGGAGAGTGATAATCAGGATGTTGATAAAGCGATGAGGTACCTGAGAGCCGCAGATAGAGAGGGGCTCGATGACGCAACCCACCTGCTCGGCTTGCTCTACCTGGAGGGGGAGTTGATAGAAACGGATCAATTCAAGGCCAAGGAGTACCTCTCCAAAGCCTTCGAAAATGGCCATCAGGATACCCTAAATATCTTAGCCGATATCAGCCAGGTTAAGTTAGATCTTAACGATAAGGATATCGTCCCCAAAAAAGCGCCAGTGTCTAAACCCGCCCCCGTTGGCGAGATGGAGGTCATTGAGGTGAGGGCACCGTCACTGGAGGAGGTGGTCACCTATCATATCGCCAGGCTTAGGAGGAGGAACCCGGATGTCGGAGCAGCGACGGGAACCATGTTAAGGGGGCGTACCTGTGCAGAGATGATAGCGTGTAACACCGAGTCTGACCGTGAACGAATGCGAGAGTTTCTGATGTCGACCTGGTAG
- the mtnC gene encoding acireductone synthase, which yields MGIRAIVVDTAGTTTDLSFIKDTLFPYSAKALPDFLKENEHNVLVENCICDVRDIALEPEATLERVIEILQQWVAEDRKSTPLKTLQGLIWKQGYAKGEFTGHIFPDFIDAIEGIKQQNMRLYSFSSGSAEAQKLLFSHSDAGDLTPNFDGHFDTRTGNKLFKQAYCNIINTISLAPKQVLFISDVIEELKAAEEAGMRTLQMVRTPGQRTGTYKQISSFAELTF from the coding sequence ATGGGTATCAGAGCCATAGTTGTAGATACAGCAGGTACGACAACCGATCTTAGCTTTATTAAGGACACGCTTTTTCCTTATTCAGCCAAAGCCTTACCCGACTTTCTTAAAGAAAATGAGCACAATGTGCTGGTAGAAAATTGCATCTGTGATGTCAGAGATATCGCGTTAGAGCCAGAGGCAACGCTGGAGCGAGTCATCGAGATCCTGCAACAATGGGTTGCCGAAGACCGCAAATCGACACCACTTAAGACACTTCAAGGCCTTATCTGGAAACAAGGCTATGCCAAAGGTGAATTTACCGGTCATATTTTCCCTGACTTTATCGATGCAATCGAAGGTATTAAGCAGCAAAATATGCGCCTCTATAGTTTCTCTTCCGGTTCGGCCGAAGCGCAAAAGCTGCTTTTCAGCCACAGCGATGCTGGCGATCTAACACCTAATTTTGACGGTCACTTCGACACTCGTACCGGTAATAAACTGTTTAAGCAGGCTTACTGCAACATCATTAACACCATCAGCTTAGCCCCTAAGCAGGTGCTGTTTATTTCGGATGTGATCGAAGAGCTCAAAGCCGCAGAAGAAGCTGGCATGCGTACCCTGCAGATGGTTCGCACTCCAGGTCAGCGCACCGGAACATATAAGCAGATCAGCAGCTTCGCTGAGCTCACTTTCTAA
- a CDS encoding DUF4344 domain-containing metallopeptidase: MKQILLALTLVLVPACFSPHAAALTEQQFLPAVSPEDNQAREVIESVSEQMQHLFDEQLPIKQKLTIQFGADDGPLFDPEKMQILFPYQFVTEVLNRFKGDNYQQTGLTAVEATQDAIMHTLAHEYGHAFIYSNQVIVLGKEEDAVDTLATLLLLNSFEEGDEIALSAADLFALEDEDVESFDDDHFWDEHSLDAQRYFATLCLIYGSDPEKNREIISKAQLKIERDSYCEEEYLRQTENWDRLKELYSVEPLPKQ, translated from the coding sequence ATGAAACAGATACTCCTCGCCCTGACGCTGGTTCTTGTTCCGGCTTGTTTTTCACCCCATGCGGCAGCGCTTACTGAGCAGCAGTTTCTTCCCGCTGTGAGTCCTGAAGACAATCAGGCACGGGAGGTGATCGAGTCCGTTTCTGAACAGATGCAGCATTTGTTCGATGAGCAGCTTCCGATCAAGCAGAAGTTAACGATTCAGTTTGGTGCAGACGACGGCCCGCTGTTCGATCCTGAAAAGATGCAAATACTGTTTCCCTATCAGTTTGTCACCGAAGTACTGAATCGTTTCAAAGGTGATAACTATCAGCAAACAGGACTGACAGCGGTCGAAGCAACTCAGGATGCGATTATGCACACCTTGGCCCATGAATATGGCCATGCTTTTATCTATAGCAACCAGGTGATAGTGCTCGGCAAGGAGGAGGACGCCGTCGATACACTGGCCACACTACTCCTGCTTAACTCTTTTGAAGAAGGAGATGAAATTGCCTTGAGCGCCGCCGATCTCTTCGCCCTCGAGGATGAAGATGTTGAGAGTTTCGACGATGATCATTTTTGGGACGAACACAGCTTAGATGCCCAGCGTTACTTCGCGACCCTATGTCTTATCTACGGCAGCGACCCTGAGAAGAACCGGGAGATAATCTCGAAAGCACAGCTGAAGATAGAGAGAGATAGCTACTGCGAGGAGGAGTACCTTCGTCAAACTGAAAACTGGGACAGGCTGAAGGAGTTGTACTCGGTAGAGCCGTTACCGAAACAATAA
- a CDS encoding acyl-CoA thioesterase — MERFIREYPIHTEISVAWGEMDALQHVNNVVYFRYFETARIDFFTQINLLADLQSTQVGPVISENTARYKRPVTFPDTLLVGVSISDIKQDRFMMHYSVYSQAQQAVTTLGSSQVVMFNFKTGKKAELKPALLDALKSHELADA; from the coding sequence ATGGAACGTTTTATCAGGGAGTACCCCATACACACCGAAATATCGGTAGCTTGGGGCGAGATGGATGCACTGCAGCACGTGAATAATGTGGTTTACTTCCGCTATTTCGAAACCGCCCGTATCGATTTTTTTACTCAGATAAACTTGCTCGCCGATCTTCAAAGCACTCAGGTCGGCCCGGTGATCAGCGAAAACACAGCTCGCTACAAGCGTCCGGTCACCTTCCCTGACACCTTACTCGTCGGTGTATCCATCAGTGACATCAAGCAAGACCGCTTTATGATGCATTACAGTGTCTATAGTCAGGCACAACAAGCGGTGACCACCTTAGGCAGCTCGCAGGTGGTGATGTTTAACTTTAAAACCGGTAAGAAAGCAGAGCTGAAACCCGCACTCCTCGATGCCCTCAAATCCCATGAACTGGCGGATGCTTAA
- a CDS encoding GNAT family N-acetyltransferase — MLMNTNDIEIIHLIDEHEFVINVGQAQASLSYELFDGRVNFTHTFVPTELRNKGLAEKLVRHGLSWANSEQLIIETSCWYVQKFL; from the coding sequence ATGCTTATGAATACAAATGACATTGAGATCATTCACCTCATCGATGAACATGAGTTTGTTATTAATGTAGGACAAGCACAAGCTAGCCTCTCCTATGAGCTTTTTGACGGCAGGGTTAACTTTACTCACACCTTCGTGCCCACAGAACTCAGGAATAAGGGCTTAGCCGAGAAGCTGGTCCGCCATGGACTAAGCTGGGCCAACTCGGAGCAACTCATCATCGAGACAAGCTGCTGGTACGTACAGAAGTTTTTATGA
- a CDS encoding acyl-CoA thioesterase, with the protein MSETFFSLEIQPRFNETDALGHINNTIIPVWNEAARKPIFEIFNPTLDLAKWDLIVAGFNIAFLSPTNYGSPVSIKTWISRVGNSSFEVIQQSWQLGRQTSETKTTMVHYDYGIDKSQPLSDEIKQQLSMLTGK; encoded by the coding sequence GTGTCAGAGACTTTCTTTAGCTTAGAGATCCAACCCAGATTCAATGAAACGGATGCCCTGGGGCATATCAATAACACCATTATTCCGGTTTGGAATGAGGCGGCTAGAAAGCCGATATTTGAGATATTTAACCCGACACTGGATCTGGCAAAGTGGGATCTCATCGTTGCCGGGTTTAATATCGCTTTTCTCTCACCGACAAACTATGGTAGCCCGGTCAGCATCAAAACCTGGATAAGTCGTGTCGGTAATAGCAGCTTCGAGGTAATACAACAGAGTTGGCAGCTGGGGAGACAAACCTCCGAGACCAAGACGACCATGGTGCATTACGATTACGGCATAGATAAGAGCCAACCACTCTCAGATGAGATTAAACAGCAACTCTCTATGCTGACCGGCAAGTAG
- a CDS encoding AMP-dependent synthetase/ligase has product MSLEQYHLTRLIKQQSQKLGEAIALEGYEMAAPWDLVSWSSFDNINAKVAQALIQFGIEVQDRTVILSQNCPQWACADIGSLKARTVVVPIYPTSTFEQASYIVNDAKAKLIFVGDKAHYEMACMLVQHCESLTHIVVFDKSVVLKEYESHIYFDDLLTETHSAEVIAELDKRIEEAELDDLLSLIYTSGTTGDPKGVMMDYRNIASMIEKHDKVLAFTPGDVSLAFLPLSHVFERDWSFYVLSRGGHNVYLQNPMAVKEAIVAVRPHTLCVVPRFLEKVYSAVQDKVIKAPELRQKMFTWAMSVGHRQSEVGQGRHKASLGLSLQWKLADKLVFSKLKQVLGGRLKFMPCGGAALDPNVSAFFQSIDVPVLCGYGMTETNATITCNTLSNRVPGSNGKPLPDMEIKLGKDNEIMVRGGTVMRGYYNRPEDTAEAFEDGWLKTGDAGRIDEEGNLFITDRIKELMKTSNGKYIAPQRVEGKVGCCPFIEQVAIVADAKNYVTALIVPAFEALEEWAKEKGIHYESPMELLRNSRVVEHFENRLKELQSDLAGFEKIKKFTLLPEAFSMEAGLITPTMKLRRKVIYNKYAREINAMYAR; this is encoded by the coding sequence ATGTCACTCGAGCAGTATCATTTAACACGTTTAATCAAACAGCAAAGCCAGAAACTTGGTGAAGCTATCGCGCTCGAAGGGTACGAAATGGCGGCCCCTTGGGATCTGGTGAGTTGGAGCTCATTTGATAATATCAACGCCAAGGTTGCCCAGGCATTGATTCAATTTGGTATCGAAGTCCAGGATCGTACCGTTATTTTGTCGCAAAATTGTCCCCAGTGGGCTTGTGCAGATATCGGTAGTCTCAAAGCGCGTACAGTTGTTGTGCCTATCTACCCGACGAGTACCTTCGAGCAAGCTAGTTATATCGTGAATGATGCCAAGGCGAAGCTGATATTTGTCGGCGATAAAGCGCATTATGAGATGGCCTGTATGCTGGTTCAGCATTGCGAAAGCTTAACTCATATCGTGGTATTCGATAAAAGTGTTGTCCTTAAGGAATATGAGAGCCATATCTACTTTGACGATCTTCTCACTGAGACGCATTCTGCCGAAGTGATCGCCGAATTGGATAAGCGTATAGAAGAGGCCGAGTTAGATGATCTTCTCTCGTTAATCTATACCTCAGGTACGACAGGTGATCCTAAAGGTGTAATGATGGATTACCGTAATATCGCCTCTATGATCGAGAAGCATGATAAGGTGCTGGCCTTCACTCCCGGTGATGTTTCTCTCGCTTTCTTACCTCTAAGTCACGTGTTTGAGCGTGATTGGAGTTTCTACGTTTTGAGCCGTGGAGGCCATAACGTCTATCTGCAAAATCCGATGGCAGTAAAAGAGGCTATCGTTGCGGTTCGTCCTCATACACTCTGTGTCGTGCCCAGATTCTTAGAAAAAGTGTACAGCGCCGTCCAAGATAAAGTGATAAAAGCACCAGAGTTAAGGCAGAAGATGTTTACCTGGGCGATGTCTGTCGGACATCGTCAGTCTGAAGTCGGTCAGGGGCGACATAAGGCGTCTTTGGGTCTGAGCTTGCAGTGGAAGCTGGCCGATAAGCTGGTTTTTAGTAAGCTCAAGCAAGTACTGGGTGGACGTCTTAAGTTTATGCCATGTGGTGGCGCTGCTTTAGACCCTAACGTCAGTGCTTTTTTCCAGAGTATTGATGTACCTGTTTTATGTGGTTACGGCATGACCGAAACCAATGCCACTATCACCTGTAATACCTTGTCTAACCGAGTGCCTGGATCTAATGGTAAGCCATTGCCTGATATGGAAATTAAGTTAGGCAAAGATAATGAGATCATGGTTCGCGGCGGAACTGTGATGCGCGGTTATTATAATCGCCCGGAAGATACTGCCGAAGCATTCGAGGATGGCTGGCTGAAAACCGGCGATGCGGGTCGTATCGATGAAGAGGGGAACTTGTTCATCACCGACCGAATTAAAGAGTTGATGAAAACCTCAAATGGTAAGTATATCGCTCCTCAACGTGTCGAAGGTAAGGTGGGATGTTGTCCTTTCATCGAACAGGTTGCCATCGTAGCCGATGCGAAAAACTATGTGACGGCCCTGATTGTGCCAGCCTTCGAAGCGCTCGAAGAGTGGGCGAAAGAGAAAGGCATTCACTATGAGTCGCCGATGGAGTTGTTGCGTAACAGCCGTGTGGTAGAGCATTTCGAGAATCGTCTTAAGGAGCTGCAGTCAGATCTGGCAGGATTTGAGAAGATTAAAAAGTTTACCCTGTTACCCGAGGCCTTCTCAATGGAAGCGGGTCTGATCACTCCGACGATGAAGCTGCGTCGTAAGGTTATTTACAATAAGTATGCCCGTGAGATCAATGCGATGTACGCGAGATAG